A section of the Alligator mississippiensis isolate rAllMis1 chromosome 8, rAllMis1, whole genome shotgun sequence genome encodes:
- the ZWINT gene encoding ZW10 interactor isoform X1 has protein sequence MGSRFHRETRACWTRAVYCMWKILAEVEAALEPPERDREEPELPARVRAEYAADTRQKQKLLCSQLQVVAFLLDAFAKAPGPRPNQEHSDALVRQEVIAAKQCWKELKAGYQAGVAALTEAAPGALAQFNRAQCQAQCLQDALTRHQHQRQGTLKKQWVAQEQLLQEQVLGLRAKVTSGCTKRSHLQGELQSLQDEAQAWRDTAQQALDWCHLLETLQGAQLLLPMGGRTSPEAAELELSWAPPPGDLEAAGPPLRVALCQASGGKVEVMPCCPLFLPPKALPPGLGPALLELEWSRRCQAQLLAEITELQHRFAIDWDPQRRHLRLLCPTAVWTLEVEPGYPGDGGVRLSTGSPLPCLGQPPQEASSLSNWLEYLSALDA, from the exons ATGGGCAGCAGGTTCCACAGGGAAACAAGAGCGTGTTGGACCAGGGCTGTGTATTGCATGTGGAA GATACTGGCCGAAGTGGAGGCAGCGCTAGAACCTCCCGAGCGGGATCGAGAGGAGCCCGAGCTGCCGGCACGCGTGCGCGCTGAATATGCGGCG GACACCCGTCAGAAGCAGAAGCTCCTGTGCTCGCAGCTGCAGGTTGTCGCCTTCCTCCTTGATGCCTTTGCGAAGGCCCCAGGCCCTCGCCCCAATCAGGAGCACAGTGATGCCCTTGTCC GCCAAGAGGTTATAGCAGCGAAGCAATGCTGGAAGGAGCTGAAAGCTGGGTACCAGGCAGGGGTAGCAGCGCTGAcagaggcagccccaggggccctGGCTCAGTTCAACAGGGCCCAGTGCCAAGCCCAGTGCCTACAGGATGCCCTCACTCGCCACCAGCACCAG CGACAGGGAACATTAAAGAAGCAATGGGTAGCACAGGAGCAACTACTGCAGGAGCAG gtgttAGGGCTCCGGGCCAAAGTGACATCAGGCTGCACCAAGCGCAGCCAcctccagggggagctgcagaGTCTCCAGGATGAAGCCCAGGCCTGGCGGGACACCGCCCAGCA GGCCCTGGATTGGTGCCACCTGCTTGAGACCCTTCAGGGAGCTCAGTTGCTCCTGCCCATGGGGGGCAGAACCTCACCTGAGGCGGCGGAGCTAGAGCTGAGCTGGGCCCCGCCCCCTGGGGACCTCGAGGCTGCTGGCCCTCCTTTGCGGGTTGCCCTGTGCCAGGCATCTGGGGGCAAAGTTGAGGTCATG ccatgctgcccacTGTTCCTgccccccaaggctctgcccCCTGGGCTTGGCCCTGCCCTCCTGGAGCTGGAGTGGAGCCGCCGCTGCCAGGCCCAGCTCTTGGCTGAGATCACAGAGCTGCAGCATCG gttcGCCATTGACTGGGATCCCCAGAGGCGGCACCTGCGACTCCTTTGCCCTACAGCAGTCTGGACCCTGGAGGTGGAGCCGGGCTAcccaggggatgggggagtgcgACTGAGCACAgggtcccccctcccctgtctgGGCCAG CCCCCCCAGGAAGCCTCATCCCTGAGCAACTGGCTGGAGTATCTCAGTGCCTTGGATGCATGA
- the ZWINT gene encoding ZW10 interactor isoform X3, translated as MGSRFHRETRACWTRAVYCMWKILAEVEAALEPPERDREEPELPARVRAEYAADTRQKQKLLCSQLQVVAFLLDAFAKAPGPRPNQEHSDALVRQEVIAAKQCWKELKAGYQAGVAALTEAAPGALAQFNRAQCQAQCLQDALTRHQHQVLGLRAKVTSGCTKRSHLQGELQSLQDEAQAWRDTAQQALDWCHLLETLQGAQLLLPMGGRTSPEAAELELSWAPPPGDLEAAGPPLRVALCQASGGKVEVMPCCPLFLPPKALPPGLGPALLELEWSRRCQAQLLAEITELQHRFAIDWDPQRRHLRLLCPTAVWTLEVEPGYPGDGGVRLSTGSPLPCLGQPPQEASSLSNWLEYLSALDA; from the exons ATGGGCAGCAGGTTCCACAGGGAAACAAGAGCGTGTTGGACCAGGGCTGTGTATTGCATGTGGAA GATACTGGCCGAAGTGGAGGCAGCGCTAGAACCTCCCGAGCGGGATCGAGAGGAGCCCGAGCTGCCGGCACGCGTGCGCGCTGAATATGCGGCG GACACCCGTCAGAAGCAGAAGCTCCTGTGCTCGCAGCTGCAGGTTGTCGCCTTCCTCCTTGATGCCTTTGCGAAGGCCCCAGGCCCTCGCCCCAATCAGGAGCACAGTGATGCCCTTGTCC GCCAAGAGGTTATAGCAGCGAAGCAATGCTGGAAGGAGCTGAAAGCTGGGTACCAGGCAGGGGTAGCAGCGCTGAcagaggcagccccaggggccctGGCTCAGTTCAACAGGGCCCAGTGCCAAGCCCAGTGCCTACAGGATGCCCTCACTCGCCACCAGCACCAG gtgttAGGGCTCCGGGCCAAAGTGACATCAGGCTGCACCAAGCGCAGCCAcctccagggggagctgcagaGTCTCCAGGATGAAGCCCAGGCCTGGCGGGACACCGCCCAGCA GGCCCTGGATTGGTGCCACCTGCTTGAGACCCTTCAGGGAGCTCAGTTGCTCCTGCCCATGGGGGGCAGAACCTCACCTGAGGCGGCGGAGCTAGAGCTGAGCTGGGCCCCGCCCCCTGGGGACCTCGAGGCTGCTGGCCCTCCTTTGCGGGTTGCCCTGTGCCAGGCATCTGGGGGCAAAGTTGAGGTCATG ccatgctgcccacTGTTCCTgccccccaaggctctgcccCCTGGGCTTGGCCCTGCCCTCCTGGAGCTGGAGTGGAGCCGCCGCTGCCAGGCCCAGCTCTTGGCTGAGATCACAGAGCTGCAGCATCG gttcGCCATTGACTGGGATCCCCAGAGGCGGCACCTGCGACTCCTTTGCCCTACAGCAGTCTGGACCCTGGAGGTGGAGCCGGGCTAcccaggggatgggggagtgcgACTGAGCACAgggtcccccctcccctgtctgGGCCAG CCCCCCCAGGAAGCCTCATCCCTGAGCAACTGGCTGGAGTATCTCAGTGCCTTGGATGCATGA
- the ZWINT gene encoding ZW10 interactor isoform X2, with protein sequence MAAQRGWEILAEVEAALEPPERDREEPELPARVRAEYAADTRQKQKLLCSQLQVVAFLLDAFAKAPGPRPNQEHSDALVRQEVIAAKQCWKELKAGYQAGVAALTEAAPGALAQFNRAQCQAQCLQDALTRHQHQRQGTLKKQWVAQEQLLQEQVLGLRAKVTSGCTKRSHLQGELQSLQDEAQAWRDTAQQALDWCHLLETLQGAQLLLPMGGRTSPEAAELELSWAPPPGDLEAAGPPLRVALCQASGGKVEVMPCCPLFLPPKALPPGLGPALLELEWSRRCQAQLLAEITELQHRFAIDWDPQRRHLRLLCPTAVWTLEVEPGYPGDGGVRLSTGSPLPCLGQPPQEASSLSNWLEYLSALDA encoded by the exons ATGGCGGCGCAGCGTGGGTGGGA GATACTGGCCGAAGTGGAGGCAGCGCTAGAACCTCCCGAGCGGGATCGAGAGGAGCCCGAGCTGCCGGCACGCGTGCGCGCTGAATATGCGGCG GACACCCGTCAGAAGCAGAAGCTCCTGTGCTCGCAGCTGCAGGTTGTCGCCTTCCTCCTTGATGCCTTTGCGAAGGCCCCAGGCCCTCGCCCCAATCAGGAGCACAGTGATGCCCTTGTCC GCCAAGAGGTTATAGCAGCGAAGCAATGCTGGAAGGAGCTGAAAGCTGGGTACCAGGCAGGGGTAGCAGCGCTGAcagaggcagccccaggggccctGGCTCAGTTCAACAGGGCCCAGTGCCAAGCCCAGTGCCTACAGGATGCCCTCACTCGCCACCAGCACCAG CGACAGGGAACATTAAAGAAGCAATGGGTAGCACAGGAGCAACTACTGCAGGAGCAG gtgttAGGGCTCCGGGCCAAAGTGACATCAGGCTGCACCAAGCGCAGCCAcctccagggggagctgcagaGTCTCCAGGATGAAGCCCAGGCCTGGCGGGACACCGCCCAGCA GGCCCTGGATTGGTGCCACCTGCTTGAGACCCTTCAGGGAGCTCAGTTGCTCCTGCCCATGGGGGGCAGAACCTCACCTGAGGCGGCGGAGCTAGAGCTGAGCTGGGCCCCGCCCCCTGGGGACCTCGAGGCTGCTGGCCCTCCTTTGCGGGTTGCCCTGTGCCAGGCATCTGGGGGCAAAGTTGAGGTCATG ccatgctgcccacTGTTCCTgccccccaaggctctgcccCCTGGGCTTGGCCCTGCCCTCCTGGAGCTGGAGTGGAGCCGCCGCTGCCAGGCCCAGCTCTTGGCTGAGATCACAGAGCTGCAGCATCG gttcGCCATTGACTGGGATCCCCAGAGGCGGCACCTGCGACTCCTTTGCCCTACAGCAGTCTGGACCCTGGAGGTGGAGCCGGGCTAcccaggggatgggggagtgcgACTGAGCACAgggtcccccctcccctgtctgGGCCAG CCCCCCCAGGAAGCCTCATCCCTGAGCAACTGGCTGGAGTATCTCAGTGCCTTGGATGCATGA
- the ZWINT gene encoding ZW10 interactor isoform X4, with translation MPQDKASQDTRQKQKLLCSQLQVVAFLLDAFAKAPGPRPNQEHSDALVRQEVIAAKQCWKELKAGYQAGVAALTEAAPGALAQFNRAQCQAQCLQDALTRHQHQRQGTLKKQWVAQEQLLQEQVLGLRAKVTSGCTKRSHLQGELQSLQDEAQAWRDTAQQALDWCHLLETLQGAQLLLPMGGRTSPEAAELELSWAPPPGDLEAAGPPLRVALCQASGGKVEVMPCCPLFLPPKALPPGLGPALLELEWSRRCQAQLLAEITELQHRFAIDWDPQRRHLRLLCPTAVWTLEVEPGYPGDGGVRLSTGSPLPCLGQPPQEASSLSNWLEYLSALDA, from the exons ATGCCACAAGACAAGGCTTCTCAG GACACCCGTCAGAAGCAGAAGCTCCTGTGCTCGCAGCTGCAGGTTGTCGCCTTCCTCCTTGATGCCTTTGCGAAGGCCCCAGGCCCTCGCCCCAATCAGGAGCACAGTGATGCCCTTGTCC GCCAAGAGGTTATAGCAGCGAAGCAATGCTGGAAGGAGCTGAAAGCTGGGTACCAGGCAGGGGTAGCAGCGCTGAcagaggcagccccaggggccctGGCTCAGTTCAACAGGGCCCAGTGCCAAGCCCAGTGCCTACAGGATGCCCTCACTCGCCACCAGCACCAG CGACAGGGAACATTAAAGAAGCAATGGGTAGCACAGGAGCAACTACTGCAGGAGCAG gtgttAGGGCTCCGGGCCAAAGTGACATCAGGCTGCACCAAGCGCAGCCAcctccagggggagctgcagaGTCTCCAGGATGAAGCCCAGGCCTGGCGGGACACCGCCCAGCA GGCCCTGGATTGGTGCCACCTGCTTGAGACCCTTCAGGGAGCTCAGTTGCTCCTGCCCATGGGGGGCAGAACCTCACCTGAGGCGGCGGAGCTAGAGCTGAGCTGGGCCCCGCCCCCTGGGGACCTCGAGGCTGCTGGCCCTCCTTTGCGGGTTGCCCTGTGCCAGGCATCTGGGGGCAAAGTTGAGGTCATG ccatgctgcccacTGTTCCTgccccccaaggctctgcccCCTGGGCTTGGCCCTGCCCTCCTGGAGCTGGAGTGGAGCCGCCGCTGCCAGGCCCAGCTCTTGGCTGAGATCACAGAGCTGCAGCATCG gttcGCCATTGACTGGGATCCCCAGAGGCGGCACCTGCGACTCCTTTGCCCTACAGCAGTCTGGACCCTGGAGGTGGAGCCGGGCTAcccaggggatgggggagtgcgACTGAGCACAgggtcccccctcccctgtctgGGCCAG CCCCCCCAGGAAGCCTCATCCCTGAGCAACTGGCTGGAGTATCTCAGTGCCTTGGATGCATGA